The stretch of DNA TCTGGTAAAATAAATGCGATAGAATACACCATGAAAGCAGGTAGCAACTTGAATAATTCTGATGAAGTAGATGTTTATTTGTCGCACAAAAAAGAAGATGGTTTTGGTTCGACAACCGATTGGTCTCCTAATTCAGAATCGACGAAAGTTTTTTCGGGTACATTGGTTATTGATGCAAATAACAAGGTAAAAATCAATTTCGATCAAGAGTTTACGTACAACGGAATAGACCATCTGGTAGTAACTATTCACGAAAAAAAGAAAGGATATGGTAGTTTTTCTAGTGCATTTATAGGAACTTTGAGTGCTAATAACTCATCATTATACCGTAGAGAATTATCAGATGCTAACGTAATTAATCCGAATAATCCGGGCGAAGGAAAATTATATGACATTCTACCAAACATCACTTTGTATGGATTAGAAGGAGGATCTACTCTACCAAGCTGTACCAAAGCTATACTCCCTGTAGACGGCGCTACAAACCAGATTTTCTTGCCAAAAATTGCTTATGATGCAGCAGCAGGAGCAGAAAAATATTTGGTTTCTGTAGGTGATGAACAAGGCAACTGGAATATCGCCAACAAATATGATAATGGCTCTTATCTTGACTATTTTTTCACCTATGAACTGAAGCCAAATACCAAGCACTATGTGCAAATAACACCGGTAAATGCAGAAGGTGAAGCAGAAAACTGTCAAATTACAACTTTCACAACAGGTACACCTGTGGCCAATGACAATTGTTCTACAGCAGAATCAATCACTACCCTACCCTTCTCTAAAGACATCGACGGAAGTTTTGCATCGAACTCAGAAGGTCCCGTAAATTGTAACGGTCAAGGAGTAGCGAATGATGGACTTTGGTATGTAGTAGAAGGTAACGGCAGTGATATTACCATTACCGTAACGCCAACATCTTTCTGGAATCCGCAAATAGTAGTAAAAGAAGGTAGCTGTGACGAAACCTCTTGTTTGGCAAATGTAGACGATCAAAGCTTTTCTAAACCAGAAACTGTTACTTTACTTAACACTACAGAAGGTAGAAAATACTACATCAATATTGGCTCTTCTTCTATTATCGATTTTACAGAAGGGACATTTAAATTAGAAGTAACAACTAATCTAAATACTAACGAGTTTTACGCTTCATCAGTAAAAGTTTATCCAAACCCAACGAATGATTTCCTAAACTTAGAAAACAGTCAAAACCTTATTGCTTACGAAATCAAAGATGTTGCCGGACGAACAATTCGAAAACAAAAATACAACGGTAAGCAAATAGATGTGCAAACCCTTACAAAAGGTGTGTATATCCTAAAACTTCAAACAAAAGACAACCAATTTATTACACTAAAATTTATGAAAAAATAATTTCATCAAAACCATAATTTTTTTATCATGAAAAGCTCTGTAGGTATATTTTTACAGAGCTTTTTTTATTCGTTCTTAATTTTTAATTCTTAATAATATATTTGATGAAGCTTTGTCTGAATAGCCATATTAAATAATCGCACAGGAAAAGGTTTACAAAAACTTAAACAATTTGCAGAGAAACAATTACCAAAAAAGGGATAAGCCTGAAAACTTTTCCCTTTTTACATTTCAATCTAGACGATTATTCGGTAGTACAAGTTTATGAGGGAACTTTTCTACTTTCTTCTAGCTCCCAGACTCTATGTTTTTTCAACATATCGATAAATCCATCGACCCACTGATCATTTTCATTGGCTAAGAAAACACCTGCATCTTTTTCTACAAAAGATTTATCCAATAACTTTTCAGTGCCTTTCGCAAAAGCCAAAACTTTACAGTGTCTATACGCATCATTGATAAACTCATAATAATCTGCATTGTTTTTTAAGACGTCAACCGAAGCGCCTGCCGGAGTATAAACAGCATCAAAACATACCGAAGGGTCCGTTGTATACGTATGTTCTATATTTACTTTTTCTCCATTATCCAACGTAAGATCACCTACTTTTGTACTGATCAGCACCGCTTCTGCGCCTTGTTTTTCTAAAGCATTTTTCAACGCATCAATACTTTGTTTTTCAACTCCTTCGCTAACCAAAAAGGCTACTTTTCTTGTTGCAATCGTTCCCTCT from Weeksella virosa DSM 16922 encodes:
- a CDS encoding T9SS type A sorting domain-containing protein; protein product: MKKLFYSLALLLGTFAIGQIHIGNDTYSTNLPISIPYNYTYSQSIYKASAIGVSGKINAIEYTMKAGSNLNNSDEVDVYLSHKKEDGFGSTTDWSPNSESTKVFSGTLVIDANNKVKINFDQEFTYNGIDHLVVTIHEKKKGYGSFSSAFIGTLSANNSSLYRRELSDANVINPNNPGEGKLYDILPNITLYGLEGGSTLPSCTKAILPVDGATNQIFLPKIAYDAAAGAEKYLVSVGDEQGNWNIANKYDNGSYLDYFFTYELKPNTKHYVQITPVNAEGEAENCQITTFTTGTPVANDNCSTAESITTLPFSKDIDGSFASNSEGPVNCNGQGVANDGLWYVVEGNGSDITITVTPTSFWNPQIVVKEGSCDETSCLANVDDQSFSKPETVTLLNTTEGRKYYINIGSSSIIDFTEGTFKLEVTTNLNTNEFYASSVKVYPNPTNDFLNLENSQNLIAYEIKDVAGRTIRKQKYNGKQIDVQTLTKGVYILKLQTKDNQFITLKFMKK